One genomic segment of Myxococcales bacterium includes these proteins:
- a CDS encoding HEAT repeat domain-containing protein has protein sequence MSLEALSQALASEEPEERRRAVAALALRGGEEAIELFVRALGDGDWRVRKEASALSVRVTPRASLLVRLAQSLDDKTNIGLRNAAVEALVNIGPDAVSSVLGALDALDADARKLAVEVLAGVPDPRGVARLIEALADPDANVVLAAAEALGRAGLATERTREDATAALLSHLESEDLALAHAVLDALVRLDANLPSSRLLPLAERPLMKRATLSAAAKAKDEAALAFLVNAVVETPGAREAILALAGWLRELTPDSAFVVAAGAMIRRAPAVHEALRKTASESSEAELAEGALVALGAARDPTDVPGIVHALEGEGPSSGALRALELFGPEVALSLATLLDVAAPALRVTLLELIVALATELDARALRAVRETLSDASAEVVAAAANVLGSFGDERDLGRLVALTAHGDGRIAEAASSSLTSLAARHRATARALLAALDPTAEHAAAGAAIVAAMTRVGSGSEQPPVAELMAFGERALRSADPRARRLAVEALAESGAEEAPERIAVALADEEQEVRLAAVRALGRVGAESILRGIVVASTDEETVSSALRALASASLPAALELAEAHLGTAPPALASTAVEIFALATGEARTRGLLLALGHRDRDVVTLALSELAGSLTPELVGKVAPCLAHPAWEVRRLASEIFAELRIDAARALLRDRFEVEREPEVRAALAEALSLRPPRFEGG, from the coding sequence ATGAGCCTCGAGGCGTTGTCGCAGGCGCTCGCCTCCGAGGAGCCGGAGGAGCGGCGCCGCGCCGTCGCGGCGCTCGCCCTGCGTGGCGGCGAAGAAGCCATCGAGCTCTTCGTGCGGGCGCTCGGGGATGGCGACTGGCGCGTGCGCAAGGAGGCGTCCGCGCTCTCCGTTCGCGTAACACCCCGCGCGTCGCTCCTCGTCCGGTTGGCGCAGAGCCTCGACGATAAGACCAACATCGGACTGCGCAACGCCGCCGTCGAGGCCCTCGTCAACATCGGTCCCGACGCCGTTTCGTCGGTGCTCGGGGCGCTCGACGCGCTCGATGCCGACGCGCGGAAACTCGCCGTCGAGGTTCTCGCTGGCGTGCCCGATCCGCGCGGCGTCGCGCGTCTCATCGAGGCCCTCGCCGACCCCGACGCCAACGTGGTGTTGGCCGCCGCTGAAGCGTTGGGGCGCGCCGGCCTCGCCACGGAGCGCACCCGGGAAGACGCGACAGCGGCACTCCTTTCGCATTTGGAGTCCGAAGACCTGGCGCTGGCGCACGCCGTGCTCGACGCGTTGGTGCGGCTCGACGCGAACCTGCCGAGCTCGCGCCTCTTGCCGCTGGCGGAGCGGCCTCTCATGAAGCGCGCAACGTTGTCGGCGGCGGCGAAGGCCAAGGATGAGGCGGCGCTTGCCTTCCTCGTGAACGCCGTCGTGGAAACGCCCGGGGCGCGCGAGGCGATTCTGGCGCTCGCCGGTTGGTTGCGTGAGCTCACGCCGGATTCGGCCTTCGTCGTCGCCGCTGGCGCGATGATTCGCCGCGCTCCGGCGGTCCACGAGGCGCTCCGGAAGACGGCGTCCGAATCCTCCGAAGCGGAGCTCGCCGAGGGCGCCCTCGTGGCGCTCGGTGCTGCGCGTGATCCCACCGACGTGCCCGGCATCGTGCACGCGCTCGAGGGCGAGGGGCCGTCGTCGGGAGCCCTGCGGGCGCTTGAGCTCTTCGGTCCCGAGGTGGCGCTGTCGCTTGCAACGTTGCTCGATGTCGCGGCGCCGGCGCTGCGGGTGACGCTCTTGGAGCTCATCGTGGCCCTCGCAACAGAGCTCGACGCTCGAGCGCTCCGCGCGGTGCGCGAGACGCTATCCGACGCGTCTGCCGAGGTCGTGGCGGCGGCGGCCAACGTGCTCGGAAGCTTCGGCGACGAACGAGATCTAGGGCGACTCGTGGCGCTCACGGCGCACGGCGACGGCCGCATCGCGGAGGCCGCCTCGTCGTCGCTCACGTCGCTCGCGGCGCGCCATCGTGCAACGGCCCGAGCGCTCCTTGCAGCGCTCGACCCGACGGCCGAACACGCCGCCGCGGGTGCCGCCATCGTCGCCGCCATGACGCGTGTGGGGAGCGGTTCGGAACAACCCCCGGTGGCCGAGCTGATGGCCTTTGGCGAGCGAGCGCTCCGAAGCGCCGACCCGCGCGCGCGTCGCCTCGCCGTCGAGGCGCTCGCCGAGAGCGGGGCCGAAGAGGCGCCGGAGCGCATCGCCGTGGCCTTGGCCGACGAAGAACAAGAGGTTCGGCTCGCGGCCGTGCGCGCCTTGGGTCGGGTCGGAGCCGAGAGCATCCTTCGCGGCATTGTGGTGGCGTCCACCGACGAGGAGACCGTCTCGTCGGCGCTGCGTGCGCTCGCGAGCGCCAGCTTGCCCGCGGCCCTTGAGCTCGCCGAGGCGCACCTCGGCACCGCGCCGCCGGCGCTCGCGAGCACGGCCGTCGAGATCTTCGCGCTCGCGACGGGTGAGGCCCGTACCCGCGGCCTCCTGCTAGCGCTCGGGCATCGCGACCGTGACGTGGTGACGCTCGCGCTCTCGGAGCTCGCAGGCAGTCTCACGCCGGAGCTCGTGGGCAAGGTCGCGCCGTGCCTCGCCCATCCCGCCTGGGAGGTGCGGAGGTTGGCTTCGGAGATCTTCGCCGAGCTACGAATCGACGCGGCGCGCGCGCTCCTGCGCGACCGCTTTGAGGTCGAACGCGAGCC
- a CDS encoding purine-binding chemotaxis protein CheW, which translates to MRPRTRHDPRRDLVGFVVGDVSYAVAIGAVREVTLPLRIDALPQAPPAVLGVADYRGVIVPVIDLRQRFGLPAAPLLRRKWLLCDVGGRQVALVVDRVSEVFGTAGAALRPPPLLGTGADVRGLAGVTELDGRLVFVLDVMRFAELTAQVGREKVT; encoded by the coding sequence ATGAGGCCTCGCACGCGTCACGATCCGCGCCGTGACCTCGTGGGCTTCGTGGTCGGCGACGTGAGCTACGCGGTCGCCATCGGTGCCGTGCGGGAGGTCACGCTGCCGCTCCGCATCGATGCGCTCCCCCAGGCGCCGCCGGCGGTCCTGGGGGTCGCCGACTATCGCGGCGTCATCGTACCGGTCATCGACCTTCGGCAGCGTTTCGGCCTCCCGGCGGCGCCTCTCCTTCGACGAAAATGGCTCTTGTGCGACGTCGGTGGACGACAAGTTGCGCTCGTCGTCGATCGTGTTTCGGAGGTCTTCGGCACCGCCGGCGCCGCGCTACGGCCGCCGCCGCTCTTGGGGACCGGCGCCGACGTGCGCGGCCTCGCGGGGGTCACCGAGCTCGACGGTCGACTCGTCTTCGTGCTCGACGTCATGCGTTTCGCGGAGCTCACCGCCCAGGTGGGCCGGGAGAAGGTCACATGA
- a CDS encoding chemotaxis protein CheW: MSGLTKRHDEGAALRRAVELGHRTEVLAFQLAGEAYAVRIELVTEILRPPPLTEVPRAPSPLRGLVSVRGRLSTVVDLRSCLRLPSAPIEAKSRLLLATHDGESMALLVDEVRQVYRLAEAEIEPAAALGGEQPPYIWGIARPAAGELLVLLDVRQLVEGLA, translated from the coding sequence ATGAGCGGCCTCACGAAACGCCACGACGAAGGCGCCGCGTTGCGCCGCGCTGTCGAGCTTGGTCACCGGACCGAGGTGCTAGCGTTCCAGCTCGCCGGCGAGGCCTACGCCGTGCGCATCGAGCTTGTGACCGAAATTCTGAGGCCGCCACCGCTGACGGAGGTCCCGCGTGCTCCGTCGCCCCTGCGCGGCCTCGTCAGTGTGCGTGGGCGGCTCTCCACGGTCGTTGACTTGAGGTCGTGCCTGAGGCTCCCTTCAGCGCCCATCGAAGCCAAGAGTCGATTGCTCTTGGCGACCCACGACGGCGAATCGATGGCGCTGTTGGTTGACGAGGTGCGGCAGGTCTATCGGCTCGCGGAGGCGGAGATCGAGCCCGCCGCGGCGCTCGGCGGCGAGCAGCCGCCGTACATCTGGGGCATCGCGCGGCCCGCCGCTGGCGAGCTGCTGGTGCTCCTCGACGTCCGACAGCTCGTGGAAGGGCTCGCATGA
- a CDS encoding chemotaxis protein CheA, which translates to MVESGSGGSGYEGGADKAREEFFSEAQELIDTVSRDLLAIDELVKLGRADAELLNDVFRGVHTLKGLSGLFGATLMSGLSHELEDVLDDLRLGRLELSARLLDLLFRAVELFTRLLTADRTQAPLPELEVQTLLAALGTLRGSPQGVVAASPVAQFELDPSLLGVLTEYEEHRLRTNIQAGLGLYRLMVVFQLLSIDTALDELKARARPHGEILTYLPTGSAGDADSIELEILMASGTPLEALQAALASPNMRIEEVRRRSPQTMPPVSVDFVGESPTSIAVGARGSLRPPAEGHERDRSLRSVAQTVRVDIRKLDHLMNIVGELAIIRTGIGRLVDRVRHGGAGRETGTELHRLHRAFERNLVQLQNGILEVRMVPLGQAFDKLARVVRQISREHDKEVNLVVTGAETEIDKLIVEELSDPLMHMIRNAIDHGIEARDERMKVGKPAVGSIVLNAFQKGNNVVLEIEDDGRGMNPAELVTAAVSRGLVTDEQARDLSAREVLALVFLPGFTTRSQATDLSGRGVGMDVVKKNISKLGGIVDISSEMGIGTKMTITLPITLAIISVLMVGVAGRSFAVPLANVEEAIAFDEKAVRVIDGREVLNQRGRSLPICRLAQLFGFSARAPKERRKGFVIVGQVGGRKLGFVVDALFSQEEIVIKALGPSLARVAGFSGATELGDQRVALVIDVAALIEEVLASDAERGPAAHALLPRMDRP; encoded by the coding sequence ATGGTCGAGTCGGGGTCCGGAGGCTCGGGATACGAAGGCGGCGCGGACAAGGCTCGCGAGGAGTTCTTCTCGGAGGCGCAAGAGCTCATCGACACGGTGAGCCGCGATCTGCTCGCCATCGACGAGTTGGTTAAGCTCGGACGCGCCGACGCCGAGCTCCTGAACGACGTCTTCCGCGGCGTCCATACGCTGAAGGGGCTCTCGGGTCTCTTCGGCGCCACGCTCATGAGCGGGCTGTCGCACGAGCTCGAAGACGTGCTCGACGACCTAAGGCTCGGTCGCCTCGAGCTGTCGGCGCGCCTCCTCGACCTGCTCTTTCGCGCCGTTGAGCTGTTCACTCGCCTCCTCACGGCGGACCGGACCCAGGCGCCGTTGCCGGAGCTCGAGGTGCAGACGCTGCTCGCGGCGCTCGGCACCCTGCGCGGCAGTCCGCAAGGAGTTGTGGCAGCCAGCCCCGTGGCGCAGTTCGAGCTCGACCCGTCGTTGCTCGGCGTCCTGACGGAATACGAGGAGCATCGCCTTCGCACGAACATCCAGGCGGGCCTCGGCCTGTACCGGCTGATGGTGGTGTTTCAGCTCCTCAGCATCGACACGGCGCTCGATGAGCTCAAGGCGCGGGCGCGGCCTCACGGCGAAATCCTCACGTACCTGCCGACGGGGTCCGCCGGCGACGCTGACTCCATCGAGCTTGAGATCTTGATGGCCAGCGGCACGCCGCTGGAAGCGCTGCAAGCGGCGCTCGCCTCGCCGAACATGCGGATCGAGGAGGTGCGGCGGCGCAGCCCGCAGACGATGCCTCCGGTGTCCGTCGACTTTGTCGGCGAATCGCCGACGTCGATAGCCGTCGGTGCGCGCGGCTCGCTGCGGCCCCCTGCCGAAGGGCATGAGCGCGACCGGTCGCTGCGCTCCGTGGCGCAGACCGTGCGCGTCGACATTCGCAAGCTCGATCACCTGATGAACATCGTCGGCGAGCTGGCGATCATTCGGACGGGCATCGGGCGCCTCGTCGATCGCGTTCGCCACGGCGGAGCGGGTCGAGAGACGGGGACCGAGCTGCATCGCTTGCACCGCGCCTTCGAGCGCAACCTCGTTCAACTGCAAAACGGGATCCTTGAGGTTCGCATGGTCCCCTTGGGCCAAGCCTTCGACAAGCTGGCGCGCGTGGTTCGCCAGATTTCCCGCGAGCACGACAAGGAGGTGAACCTCGTCGTCACGGGAGCGGAGACCGAGATCGACAAACTCATCGTGGAGGAGCTGAGCGATCCGCTCATGCACATGATCCGCAACGCCATCGATCACGGCATCGAGGCTCGCGACGAGCGCATGAAGGTGGGCAAGCCCGCCGTGGGAAGCATCGTCCTCAACGCCTTCCAGAAGGGCAACAACGTCGTCCTCGAGATCGAGGACGACGGCCGCGGCATGAACCCCGCGGAGCTCGTCACGGCGGCCGTGTCGCGCGGCCTCGTCACCGACGAGCAAGCGAGGGACTTGTCGGCGCGCGAAGTGCTGGCGCTCGTCTTTTTGCCTGGCTTCACCACGCGAAGCCAAGCCACCGATCTCTCCGGTCGCGGCGTCGGCATGGACGTCGTCAAGAAGAACATCTCGAAGCTCGGCGGCATCGTCGACATCTCCAGCGAGATGGGCATCGGCACCAAGATGACCATTACGCTGCCGATCACGCTCGCCATCATCAGCGTGCTCATGGTCGGGGTCGCGGGCCGCTCCTTTGCGGTCCCGCTGGCCAACGTCGAGGAGGCCATCGCCTTCGATGAAAAGGCCGTTCGCGTCATCGACGGTCGCGAGGTGCTCAATCAAAGGGGGCGTTCGCTCCCCATTTGCCGCCTCGCCCAGCTCTTCGGCTTCAGCGCCAGGGCGCCCAAAGAGCGGCGAAAGGGGTTCGTCATCGTGGGCCAGGTGGGCGGCCGGAAGCTGGGCTTCGTCGTCGATGCGCTCTTTTCGCAAGAGGAGATCGTCATCAAGGCGCTGGGGCCGTCGCTCGCGCGCGTCGCGGGCTTCTCTGGCGCCACCGAGCTCGGCGATCAGCGCGTGGCGCTCGTCATCGACGTCGCCGCGCTCATCGAGGAGGTGCTCGCGTCGGACGCGGAGCGCGGACCCGCGGCTCATGCGCTCTTGCCCCGCATGGATCGCCCATGA
- a CDS encoding competence/damage-inducible protein A yields the protein MDLPPAATAAALVVGNEILSGKIEEKNLAVLARFLREHGVELLRTEIVPDELGTIADATKRLAATHDWVFTSGGVGPTHDDVTIEAVARAFGKPASVHPDLKAMLEAHYGDRLTEAHLRMALAPEGAILERTAEVAWPVLRLGNVWMLPGVPEIFRAKVLVLAERLPRGQAYVSLSVLTHKDESEIKALLDDAVAAFPDVSIGSYPRWHPPGAAVVAASEDTYRTKITFDGRVESRVFAARNHFQARLTGLP from the coding sequence ATGGATCTCCCTCCGGCGGCCACGGCGGCGGCCCTCGTCGTCGGCAACGAGATCCTCTCCGGGAAGATCGAGGAGAAGAACCTCGCGGTCCTGGCGCGGTTCCTGAGGGAGCACGGCGTTGAACTCCTCCGGACGGAGATCGTGCCCGACGAGCTTGGGACCATCGCGGATGCGACGAAACGCCTCGCCGCGACGCACGATTGGGTCTTCACGTCGGGCGGCGTGGGCCCGACGCACGACGATGTGACCATCGAGGCGGTGGCCCGGGCCTTCGGCAAACCGGCTTCCGTCCATCCCGATCTCAAGGCGATGCTCGAGGCTCACTACGGCGACCGACTGACGGAGGCTCACCTCCGAATGGCCCTGGCGCCGGAAGGCGCCATCCTCGAACGCACTGCGGAGGTCGCCTGGCCGGTGCTCCGCCTCGGCAACGTGTGGATGCTCCCAGGGGTGCCGGAGATCTTCCGCGCGAAGGTCTTGGTGCTGGCGGAACGCCTCCCGCGGGGCCAGGCCTACGTGTCGCTCAGCGTGCTGACGCACAAGGACGAGAGCGAAATCAAGGCGCTGCTCGACGACGCGGTCGCCGCGTTTCCCGACGTGTCCATCGGCTCTTACCCGCGTTGGCACCCGCCGGGGGCCGCGGTGGTGGCCGCGAGCGAGGACACTTATCGAACCAAGATCACCTTCGACGGGCGCGTCGAAAGCCGGGTTTTTGCCGCTCGCAACCATTTTCAGGCCCGCCTTACGGGGTTGCCGTAA